The Conger conger chromosome 15, fConCon1.1, whole genome shotgun sequence genome contains a region encoding:
- the chst6 gene encoding carbohydrate sulfotransferase 6, translating into MPRCKVLVPAVLTVLLLQGVTVLLLFGWYGNNLAPGKFAQGKVHVLLLSSWRSGSSFLGQTFSQHPDVFYLMEPAWHVWTTLRQPGAWALRMAVRDLMRSVFLCDMSVLESYTPANRNVSQIFMWSHSRALCSPPACPLTPRDAFSNETACKLRCDARGLQGAQAACRSYSHVVLKEVRFFDLEPLYPLLRDPTLDLRIIHLVRDPRAVARSRDKSAKALTRDNALVLEKGDTLVTDTRYDVLEAVCRSHVRIYETAVLNPPEFLRGRYKLVRYEDLVRDTSAEVEDMYDFAGLEMSERLQEWIYRVTHGKGSGTRKEAFQITSRNAADVSQAWRTTLPFDKVRRIQQLCKGAMELMGYRPVHSIKEQRQEDLDLLLPRKSREFSWLPPDRSTPALPNL; encoded by the coding sequence ATGCCGCGCTGCAAGGTGCTGGTCCCGGCGGTGCTGacggtgctgctgctgcagggcgTGACCGTGCTGCTGCTGTTCGGCTGGTACGGCAACAACCTCGCCCCCGGGAAGTTCGCCCAGGGCAAGGTGCACGTCCTGCTGCTGTCCTCCTGGCGCTCTGGCTCCTCCTTCCTGGGCCAGACCTTCAGCCAGCACCCCGACGTCTTCTACCTGATGGAGCCGGCCTGGCACGTGTGGACCACGCTGCGGCAGCCCGGCGCCTGGGCCCTCCGCATGGCCGTCCGCGACCTGATGCGCAGCGTCTTCCTGTGCGACATGTCGGTGCTGGAGTCGTACACGCCGGCCAACCGCAACGTCTCGCAAATCTTCATGTGGAGCCACAGCCGCGCCCTGTGCTCCCCGCCCGCCTGCCCCCTGACCCCCCGGGACGCCTTCAGCAACGAGACGGCCTGCAAGCTCCGCTGCGACGCCcggggcctgcagggggcgcaggCGGCCTGCCGGTCCTACTCGCACGTGGTGCTGAAGGAGGTGCGCTTCTTCGACCTGGAGCCCCTCTACCCGCTTCTCCGTGACCCCACCCTGGACCTGCGCATCATACACCTGGTGCGCGACCCCCGGGCGGTGGCCCGCTCCCGCGACAAGTCGGCCAAAGCGCTGACGCGCGACAACGCCCTGGTGCTGGAGAAGGGGGACACGCTGGTGACGGACACCCGCTACGACGTGCTGGAGGCGGTCTGCCGGAGCCACGTCCGGATATACGAGACGGCCGTGCTGAACCCGCCCGAGTTCCTGCGCGGGCGCTACAAGCTGGTGCGCTACGAGGACCTGGTGCGCGACACGTCGGCCGAGGTGGAGGACATGTACGACTTCGCCGGGCTGGAGATGAGCGAGAGGCTGCAGGAGTGGATCTACCGGGTGACGCACGGGAAGGGCAGCGGGACCCGCAAGGAGGCCTTCCAGATAACGTCCAGGAACGCGGCCGACGTGTCGCAGGCCTGGCGCACCACCTTGCCCTTCGACAAGGTGCGGCGCATCCAGCAGCTGTGCAAGGGCGCCATGGAGCTGATGGGGTACCGGCCCGTGCACAGCATCAAGGAGCAGAGGCAGGAGGACCTGGACCTCCTGCTGCCCCGGAAAAGCCGCGAGTTCAGCTGGCTCCCGCCCGACCGCTCCACCCCAGCGCTGCCCAACCTGTGA